From Lolium perenne isolate Kyuss_39 chromosome 5, Kyuss_2.0, whole genome shotgun sequence, a single genomic window includes:
- the LOC127303526 gene encoding uncharacterized protein has protein sequence MRAAWNLAQAVKFRAIGENLFTLQASSLGDWERIVDNGPWLFCNWAVIIEPYDGLSRAEEKELFHMKIWIQIHELPEGYYRFKIITQLVERAGLEVITVKTEGIRGNYVRVRVRYDVRKPLARCVSIIRQTQRQLFVVRYEKLAFSYEACGKLGHGFKECGCGVYEEK, from the coding sequence ATGAGGGCAGCGTGGAATCTGGCGCAGGCGGTGAAGTTCAGGGCGATCGGGGAGAACCTCTTTACTCTACAGGCGTCATCCCTGGGAGATTGGGAGAGAATTGTGGACAATGGCCCCTGGTTATTTTGTAATTGGGCAGTGATTATTGAGCCTTATGATGGCCTCTCGAGGGCAGAGGAGAAGGAGCTTTTCCACATGAAGATATGGATTCAGATCCATGAACTACCTGAGGGATACTATAGGTTCAAGATCATAACCCAGCTCGTCGAGCGTGCGGGTCTGGAAGTGATAACGGTGAAAACGGAGGGCATCAGAGGGAACTATGTCAGGGTTAGGGTGAGATATGATGTTCGAAAGCCACTGGCAAGATGTGTCTCAATTATTAGACAAACTCAACGCCAGCTATTTGTCGTGAGATATGAGAAGCTTGCTTTTTCCTATGAGGCCTGTGGGAAgctgggtcatggcttcaaagaATGTGGTTGTGGTGTTTATGAAGAAAAATAG